One window of the Shewanella khirikhana genome contains the following:
- the fliS gene encoding flagellar export chaperone FliS: MRGSLQSYRKVSLESEIAVASPHRIIQMMFAGALERLAQSRYAIEQNDLESKGVFINKAIGIITGLSNSLNMEAGGEIARNLNELYDFMLRRISEANLNNDPQAIDDVMAVLRTIKEGWDAIPADQHHLTSHSEAV, translated from the coding sequence ATGAGAGGGTCACTGCAATCATATCGTAAGGTTTCACTGGAAAGTGAAATTGCCGTTGCTTCCCCCCATCGTATCATTCAGATGATGTTTGCCGGTGCGCTGGAGCGTCTGGCACAAAGCCGTTATGCCATCGAGCAAAACGATTTGGAAAGCAAGGGTGTGTTTATCAATAAGGCCATTGGCATCATTACCGGGTTGTCCAACAGCCTGAATATGGAAGCCGGTGGGGAAATCGCCCGCAATCTGAACGAGCTTTACGATTTTATGCTGCGCAGAATAAGCGAGGCCAACCTCAACAATGACCCTCAGGCCATTGACGATGTGATGGCGGTGCTGCGGACCATCAAAGAGGGTTGGGATGCGATTCCCGCTGACCAACACCATCTGACGTCACACAGCGAAGCTGTTTGA
- a CDS encoding flagellar protein FlaG → MDIALAGAPSPQQQQQRAELAATSVKPMAPKDAELKRQDLAQPVDGAQKANAKAQEEERKARQDELNALADDMSSMMSFMRKGLAFRVDDKSGEPVVSVLDVDSGDVIRQIPSEEALKLAQKLTEVTGLLMKTEA, encoded by the coding sequence ATGGATATTGCATTAGCTGGCGCACCGTCGCCACAGCAGCAACAGCAAAGAGCTGAACTGGCCGCAACGTCTGTCAAACCTATGGCTCCAAAGGATGCGGAGCTTAAACGACAGGATTTGGCACAGCCAGTGGATGGTGCTCAAAAGGCCAATGCCAAGGCGCAGGAAGAAGAGCGGAAGGCCCGGCAGGATGAGCTCAACGCCCTTGCTGACGATATGTCGAGTATGATGTCCTTTATGCGTAAGGGCCTGGCGTTTCGCGTTGACGATAAGTCCGGCGAACCCGTGGTCAGCGTGTTGGACGTAGATTCGGGAGATGTCATTAGACAAATCCCCAGTGAAGAAGCGCTCAAGCTTGCCCAGAAACTCACAGAGGTTACCGGCCTTTTGATGAAAACTGAGGCATGA
- a CDS encoding flagellin — MAITVNTNVTSMKAQKNLTLSNRDLATSMERLSSGLRINSAKDDAAGLAISNRLNSQVRGLEVGMRNANDAISIAQISEGAMQEQTNMLQRMRDLAIQSENGANSSADLQALKDEMDQLATEITAIGNTTAFGNTKLMTGTFSAGKKFQVGHQDGEDVTITVKKNDATTLSVNALTVLTSAGRNSALGKIDAAIKNIDTQRASLGAIQNRLAHNISNSANTQANVADAKSRIVDVDFAKETSAMTKSQVLQQTGSAMLAQANQLPQIALSLL, encoded by the coding sequence ATGGCTATTACAGTAAACACCAACGTCACTTCAATGAAGGCACAAAAGAACCTGACTTTGTCTAACCGTGATCTGGCAACCTCCATGGAGCGTCTGTCCTCAGGTCTGCGGATCAACAGTGCCAAAGACGACGCGGCAGGTCTCGCCATCTCCAACCGCCTGAACAGCCAGGTTCGTGGTTTGGAAGTGGGTATGCGCAACGCCAACGACGCTATCTCTATCGCCCAGATCTCTGAAGGTGCGATGCAAGAGCAAACCAACATGTTGCAGCGTATGCGTGACCTGGCTATCCAATCTGAAAACGGTGCCAACAGCTCAGCTGACCTGCAGGCCCTGAAAGATGAGATGGACCAGCTGGCTACCGAAATTACCGCTATCGGTAACACCACAGCTTTCGGTAACACCAAGCTGATGACCGGTACTTTCTCTGCCGGTAAGAAATTCCAGGTAGGTCACCAGGATGGCGAAGACGTCACCATTACTGTGAAGAAGAACGATGCTACCACTCTGTCTGTGAATGCGCTGACTGTACTGACCTCTGCCGGTCGTAACTCAGCTCTGGGCAAGATTGACGCGGCTATCAAGAACATCGATACCCAGCGCGCTTCCCTCGGTGCTATCCAGAACCGTCTGGCTCACAACATCAGCAACAGTGCCAACACCCAGGCTAACGTTGCCGACGCCAAGAGCCGTATCGTGGATGTGGACTTCGCCAAAGAAACCTCAGCCATGACCAAGAGCCAGGTACTGCAGCAGACCGGTTCTGCGATGCTGGCCCAGGCCAACCAACTGCCTCAGATTGCCCTGTCTCTGCTGTAA
- the fliD gene encoding flagellar filament capping protein FliD, with product MALTATGIGSNLPINDMVSAIVNAEKTPKEALFNRTEDTINAKVSAIGTLKSELAKFQDALKKLQKGSELSIRKVNTGDSQYFKATADKFAQNGTYAIKVEQLAYAHKVAGTNTAAATDTVGEGRLDFTINGESFGVDVDAADDLNAIAKKINDASDNKGVVATVITSDAGSRLVFSSEETGTANQISVTATDTTGTGLNDMFNGANLSELQPAQDAILYVDNQKITSASNEVKGAITGVTLELTKADVGEVGTLTISQDDEAVKENITGFVDAYNALLDSINKLSSYDADKKKAAALQGDSMIRSLESQLRKMISERVDVGGKTVALYDMGIKTDKYGKLEIDSTKLDKAISEDMASLEGLFSTEDTGLANRLSDLANTYTKAGGVISTRNDTYNGEKQRLDDQREAFSRKMASLEARLFKQFNNMDLVVASLNQQTNGLIDRLNSLPGVIKS from the coding sequence ATGGCATTAACTGCAACAGGTATTGGTTCCAATCTGCCGATTAACGACATGGTTTCGGCCATTGTTAACGCAGAGAAGACCCCGAAAGAGGCGCTGTTCAATCGGACAGAAGACACCATCAATGCCAAGGTTTCTGCCATAGGCACCTTAAAGAGCGAACTGGCCAAGTTTCAGGATGCCCTGAAAAAACTGCAAAAGGGCAGTGAACTCAGTATTCGAAAGGTCAATACCGGCGACAGCCAGTATTTTAAGGCCACAGCCGACAAGTTTGCCCAAAATGGCACCTACGCCATCAAGGTAGAGCAGCTTGCCTACGCCCATAAAGTAGCTGGTACCAACACCGCTGCTGCCACCGATACAGTCGGTGAAGGTCGGCTCGACTTTACCATCAACGGTGAGAGCTTTGGTGTCGATGTTGACGCTGCCGACGACCTCAATGCCATTGCCAAAAAAATCAATGATGCCAGCGATAACAAAGGCGTAGTCGCGACTGTTATCACCAGCGATGCCGGCAGCCGTCTGGTGTTTTCCTCAGAAGAAACCGGTACGGCCAACCAAATCAGCGTCACCGCTACCGACACCACAGGCACAGGGCTGAACGACATGTTCAATGGTGCCAACCTGTCTGAGCTGCAGCCGGCTCAGGACGCCATTCTCTACGTTGATAACCAGAAAATCACCTCTGCCAGTAACGAAGTTAAAGGCGCCATTACCGGTGTTACCCTGGAGCTGACCAAAGCCGATGTGGGTGAGGTCGGAACCCTGACAATCAGTCAGGACGATGAAGCGGTAAAAGAGAATATTACCGGCTTTGTCGATGCCTACAATGCGCTGTTGGACTCCATCAACAAGCTCTCGTCTTACGATGCCGACAAGAAAAAGGCCGCGGCGCTGCAGGGCGACTCGATGATCCGCTCTCTTGAATCGCAGCTTCGCAAGATGATCAGCGAACGGGTCGATGTGGGCGGTAAAACCGTTGCCCTGTATGACATGGGCATCAAAACTGACAAATATGGCAAGCTGGAAATCGACAGCACCAAACTGGACAAAGCCATTTCTGAAGATATGGCGTCCCTGGAAGGGCTGTTCTCCACCGAAGACACCGGCCTTGCCAATCGCCTGTCTGATCTTGCCAACACCTATACCAAGGCTGGCGGTGTCATCAGCACCCGCAACGATACCTATAACGGTGAAAAGCAGCGCCTTGACGATCAACGTGAGGCATTCAGCCGTAAAATGGCGTCTCTGGAAGCCAGGCTCTTTAAGCAATTCAATAACATGGATCTTGTGGTTGCCAGCCTCAACCAACAAACCAATGGCCTGATTGACCGGTTGAATTCGCTCCCCGGCGTAATTAAGAGCTAA
- the flgL gene encoding flagellar hook-associated protein FlgL translates to MRISTSQMFTQNTNNILQKQTDTAKLLEQLSSGKKVNTSGDDPVAALGIDNLNQQQALVDQFLKNIDYAKNHLGITESKLGSAEELVMGLREQILRGVNGGLSPTERQMIADEMRGSLEELLNIANTRDESGNYMFAGYKTDTPPFAFDNAGNMVYSGDSGVRDAMISRGISMGTNIPGDLAFMKVPNGLGDYAVNYLSTQVGEFKVQSAAIANPATHVEDTYTFNFIDNGAGGVNLEVRDSASALVTTVNNFDASNPVSFNGIEVKLEGTPAAGDSFSMAPQAEVNIFETINKAIALIEDDTRMNSPAGIAELAQLLNNTDSGLNQLSTARSVAGNSLKSLESYAGRHAEEQVVNTSALSLLEDLDYASAITEFEKQQLALNAVSNVFSRVGSVSLFDYL, encoded by the coding sequence TGGAACAGCTGTCCAGCGGCAAGAAGGTGAATACCTCTGGCGACGATCCTGTGGCGGCGCTGGGGATTGACAACCTTAACCAGCAGCAGGCGCTGGTGGATCAGTTTTTAAAGAATATCGATTACGCCAAAAACCACCTGGGCATTACCGAGAGCAAACTCGGCAGCGCCGAGGAGTTGGTCATGGGGTTGCGTGAACAGATCCTGCGTGGCGTCAACGGCGGACTTTCGCCAACAGAGCGGCAAATGATTGCCGATGAGATGCGCGGCAGCCTCGAAGAACTGCTGAACATTGCCAATACCCGCGATGAATCCGGCAATTACATGTTTGCTGGTTACAAAACCGACACGCCACCTTTTGCCTTCGATAACGCCGGCAATATGGTCTACAGCGGCGATTCCGGCGTACGTGATGCCATGATTTCCCGCGGCATTTCCATGGGCACCAATATTCCGGGCGATCTGGCCTTTATGAAGGTGCCAAATGGGCTTGGTGATTATGCCGTCAATTATTTGTCGACCCAGGTGGGTGAGTTCAAGGTGCAGAGTGCGGCTATCGCCAATCCTGCCACCCACGTGGAAGACACCTATACCTTTAATTTTATTGATAATGGCGCTGGCGGCGTGAACCTGGAAGTGCGCGATAGCGCCAGTGCGCTGGTGACCACCGTCAATAACTTCGACGCCAGCAATCCCGTGAGCTTCAACGGCATTGAGGTGAAGCTTGAGGGCACGCCTGCTGCTGGCGACAGCTTCAGCATGGCGCCACAGGCCGAAGTCAATATTTTCGAGACTATTAACAAGGCTATCGCCCTTATTGAGGACGATACCCGCATGAATTCCCCTGCGGGCATAGCCGAGTTGGCACAACTTTTGAATAACACTGATAGCGGATTGAATCAGCTCAGCACCGCCAGAAGCGTGGCAGGCAACAGTCTCAAGAGCCTTGAGAGTTACGCCGGACGACACGCCGAAGAGCAGGTCGTCAATACCTCGGCGCTGTCACTGCTGGAAGATCTGGATTACGCGTCCGCGATTACGGAGTTTGAGAAGCAACAGCTTGCCCTGAATGCCGTATCGAACGTGTTTAGCAGAGTGGGTTCTGTGTCGCTGTTTGACTATCTGTAA
- a CDS encoding flagellin gives MAITVNTNVTSMKAQKNLNMSSGQLATSMERLSSGLRINSAKDDAAGLAISNRLNSQVRGLEVGMRNANDGISIAQIAEGAMQEQTNMLQRMRDLSIQAENGANSTDDLQALQDEINQLISEITAIGNSTAFGNTKLMTGDFSAGKKFQVGHQEGEDVTITVKENNSASLSVNSITVMTSAGRDSSLARIDTAIKTIDTQRAALGAVQNRLAHNISNSANTQANVADAKSRIVDVDFAKETSAMTKNQVLQQTGSAMLAQANQLPQVALSLLG, from the coding sequence ATGGCTATTACTGTTAATACCAATGTGACCTCCATGAAGGCCCAGAAGAACCTGAACATGTCCAGTGGTCAGTTGGCGACTTCTATGGAGCGTCTGTCATCCGGTCTGCGCATCAACAGCGCGAAAGACGATGCGGCCGGTCTGGCGATTTCTAACCGCCTGAACAGCCAGGTGCGTGGTCTGGAAGTGGGCATGCGTAATGCCAACGACGGTATCTCCATCGCCCAGATTGCTGAAGGTGCGATGCAGGAACAGACCAACATGCTGCAGCGTATGCGTGACCTGTCTATCCAGGCGGAAAACGGCGCCAACAGCACCGACGACCTGCAGGCTCTGCAGGATGAAATCAACCAGCTGATTTCTGAAATCACCGCAATTGGTAACTCTACCGCCTTTGGTAACACCAAGCTGATGACCGGTGACTTCTCTGCCGGTAAGAAATTCCAGGTAGGTCACCAGGAAGGCGAAGACGTTACCATTACAGTAAAAGAGAACAACTCCGCTTCTCTGTCTGTTAACTCCATTACGGTTATGACCTCTGCAGGCCGTGACTCGTCTCTGGCACGTATCGATACCGCCATCAAGACCATCGATACCCAGCGCGCAGCCCTCGGTGCGGTGCAAAACCGTCTGGCCCACAACATCAGCAACAGTGCCAACACCCAGGCCAACGTTGCCGATGCAAAGAGCCGTATCGTGGACGTGGACTTCGCCAAAGAAACCTCAGCCATGACCAAGAACCAGGTACTGCAACAAACCGGTTCCGCGATGTTGGCTCAGGCAAACCAGTTGCCACAGGTTGCCCTGTCTCTGCTGGGTTAA